The Deltaproteobacteria bacterium genomic interval CCGAAGGAATTTGAGGTGCGCGTGGAGGGAGAGAGAGGATACGGCGTTACAGCCAAGGATATCATTTTAAGCATAATAGGCCGCATCGGCACCGCAGGCGCAACGGGCACGGTGGTTGAATACCGCGGCTCAGCCATAGAAGACCTGAGCATGGAAGAAAGAATGACCATATGCAATATGTCAATAGAGGCCGGCGCCAGGGCGGGTATGATCTCTCCGGACGAAAAAACCTTCGAATACGTAAAGGGACGCAGGTACGCCCCCGAAGGAGAGGAATTCGACGAAGCAGTAAAGGCCTGGAGAGAGCTCAGTACCGATGAGGGCGCCGTATTCGACAAATCCATAACTCTCGACGCCTCGAAAATGGCCCCCCAGGTGAGCTGGGGAACGAATCCGGGGATGGTAACAGACGTCACGGGGGCTGTGCCTGACCCGGCTAGAATGGATGACGAAAACACAAGGAAGGCCACCGTGAGCGCGCTTGAATACATGGGGCTTCGTCCCGGAACGCCGATTCAGGATATCAAAATTGACAGGGTGTTTATAGGATCGTGCACCAATGCCCGTATTCAGGACCTAACGGCGTCGGCAAGAATCGTCAAGGGAAAAAGGGTTGCGCCAGGCGTAAGCGCCATGGTCGTCCCGGGCTCTCAGCTCGTAAAGAGGGAAGCCGAAAAACTGGGTATAGACAAGATTTTCAAGGATGCCGGATTTGAGTGGAGAGAAGCCGGTTGCAGCATGTGCCTCGGCATGAACCCGGATATCCTTCAGCCGGGAGAAAGATGCGCCAGCACTTCCAACAGAAACTTCGAAGGCAGACAGGGAAAAGGCGGAAGGACGCATCTGGTGAGCCCGGTCATGGCGGCGGCGGCGGCAATCGAAGGCCATTTCGTTGATATAAGGGAATGGGAGCTGGAAAAGGAAATTTAAAGAGGTGATATGAATGGAACCGCTTGAAAGAGTTACCGGAGTCGTAGCCCCGCTTGACAGGATGAATGTAGATACTGACCAGATAATACCGAAGCAGTTCTTAAAGAGGATCGAGCGGACGGGATTCGGGGAGTTTTTATTCTTCGACTGGCGCTACAAAGAAGACGGCACGCCGAACCCCGACTTCGAATTAAATAAAGAACATTATCAAGGAGCTAAAATACTTTTGGCCGGTCATAATTTCGGAAGCGGGAGCTCCCGTGAGCATGCCCCCTGGGCGCTCAGGGAATATGGCTTTCAGGTGATAATAGCACCTTCTTTCGCAGATATCTTCTACAACAACTGTTTTAAGAACGCCATACTTCCGATCGTTCTTCCGGAGGATCTTGTGAAAGAGCTCTTTTCAAAAGTTAATTCTAAAAAAGGGTACACACTCACAGTAGACCTGGATTCTCAGAGTATTACAGATGAAGAAGGATGGTCCGCCCATTTTGATATAGACCCCTTCAAGAAGAAGAGCCTTCTGGAGGGGCTCGACGATATTGCTCACTCTCTTCAGCATGAGGACAAAATTACCCGCTACGAGAGTCTGATGTCCAGGCAAAGAAGCTGGGCTGCGCCTTCCCGGGAGCACTAAGAGGTATAACCCTTATTTTCCCCTCCATATAAAACTCAGGACTAATGTGAGAATTACGCTTAGGATTATGGATGTGGCGAGCGGAAAATAGAATGAAAAATTACCGCGCTTGAAATAAAAGTCCCCCGGCAATCTGCCGATAAACGGTATTTTCGGCGCGAAAAGGATTAAAGCCCCGATGATAGTGATAAATAATCCGACTATTATAATTATTTTTCCAGGGTTATGAAAATCCATTTTAATTATCCGACTCAGTCAAAAAAAAATAAGTATATACGGACGAAATTTCATAACAAATTTGTATAGGATTATCCTTTTATAATGTACAATTAAACCGGGCTCGTGAATCTGCGGGGTTTAGACAAACAGATATTATGATTGTAGAATATTCATGAATGGCACGAATTTTGATGGGTTTTTAAAATTAAATAAAAAGAGCTTATTATGAGTACGAATTTAAGCCAGACTACTTCACAAAGGCAGGTACTTCAGCAGCGGCTCATCCTGACGCAGGAGCTTCAGCTTTTCCTCAAGCTCATTCAGATGAATACACTTGAGCTTAAGGATTACCTGGAGGAACAGCTAATCGAAAATCCCACCCTAGAGGAAACGCAGGAAACCGAAGACAATAAGGAAAACGGCTCAGCAGACGATGAAATCGACCTCGGGAAATTAGCCGAGGACCGCCTGTTCAAGGATC includes:
- the leuC gene encoding 3-isopropylmalate dehydratase large subunit; the protein is MASRTLFDKIWQSHVVFEEEGQPTLLYIDLHLVHEVTSPQAFEGLRLSDRIVRRPDLTFATKDHNVPTTDRSLPVEDPVSAQQMEVLRKNCEEFGITLFGLTVNREMQGIVHVIGPELGLTKPGMTIVCGDSHTSTHGAFGSLAFGIGTSEVEHVLATQCLRQTRPKEFEVRVEGERGYGVTAKDIILSIIGRIGTAGATGTVVEYRGSAIEDLSMEERMTICNMSIEAGARAGMISPDEKTFEYVKGRRYAPEGEEFDEAVKAWRELSTDEGAVFDKSITLDASKMAPQVSWGTNPGMVTDVTGAVPDPARMDDENTRKATVSALEYMGLRPGTPIQDIKIDRVFIGSCTNARIQDLTASARIVKGKRVAPGVSAMVVPGSQLVKREAEKLGIDKIFKDAGFEWREAGCSMCLGMNPDILQPGERCASTSNRNFEGRQGKGGRTHLVSPVMAAAAAIEGHFVDIREWELEKEI
- the leuD gene encoding 3-isopropylmalate dehydratase small subunit, whose translation is MEPLERVTGVVAPLDRMNVDTDQIIPKQFLKRIERTGFGEFLFFDWRYKEDGTPNPDFELNKEHYQGAKILLAGHNFGSGSSREHAPWALREYGFQVIIAPSFADIFYNNCFKNAILPIVLPEDLVKELFSKVNSKKGYTLTVDLDSQSITDEEGWSAHFDIDPFKKKSLLEGLDDIAHSLQHEDKITRYESLMSRQRSWAAPSREH
- a CDS encoding DUF2905 domain-containing protein; translation: MDFHNPGKIIIIVGLFITIIGALILFAPKIPFIGRLPGDFYFKRGNFSFYFPLATSIILSVILTLVLSFIWRGK